Proteins encoded together in one Styela clava chromosome 12, kaStyClav1.hap1.2, whole genome shotgun sequence window:
- the LOC120330002 gene encoding uncharacterized protein LOC120330002 encodes MAPSGLVYAFGLLLVCIFIASSKADCPPGYWGEKCVNYCGHCKGLQTTGNCTTAEINSECQNAQESRLKKGPSPKGHERMKYTDDYDRNCTSDGKCSNGCRDGWEGERCDKPICQGGCGNGECLFPDYCGNCGGKSYISPNCIDIRIRGLKAAAVSLAILSVILIFIDFFSELSRRVST; translated from the exons ATGGCTCCTTCTGGATTGGTGTACGCTTTTGGTTTACTTCTGGTGTGTATTTTCATAGCTAGTTCTAAAGCCGACTGCCCACCTGGTTATTGGGGCGAAAAATGTGTGAATTACTGTGGCCACTGCAAAGGACTTCAAACTACTGGTAACTGCACTACCGCTGAAATTAACTCAGAATGTCAAAATGCCCAAGAAAGCCGCCTTAAGAAAGGGCCGTCCCCAAAGGGCCACGAACGAATGAAGTACACTGATGACTATGACCGAAACTGTACTTCAGACGGCAAATGCTCTAATGGGTGCAGAGATGGATGGGAAGGAGAAAG atGTGATAAACCGATATGCCAAGGAGGATGTGGTAATGGCGAGTGTTTATTTCCCGATTATTGTGGAAATTGCGGCGGAAAATCATACATAAGCCCGAATTGTATTGACATTCGCATTCGTGGACTGAAAGCTGCTGCCGTGTCTTTGGCCATTCTATCTGTCATTCTCATCTTTATCGACTTTTTTAGTGAGCTTAGCCGACGCGTATCTACATGA